A part of Acidimicrobiales bacterium genomic DNA contains:
- a CDS encoding ABC transporter substrate-binding protein, giving the protein MADSADRYDRRAFLARGASTAAAMGLAGVGVPALLSACGTSTTTRSHGSTPGVGTGTPRRGGSVTVGLNSEIDGFLPASSHFDNSGITYANTVFDSLTRVGADGTAKPYLAKAVTPNADMTAWTITLRPDVSFHDGSAFTADVLVANIEALRHSLLTSQALAPVSGVTATGDLEVTISLDEPLVAFPHYLATQIGYPVAMAQLTTTNTTHPIGTGPFMYESWEPNDHFTAVRNPNYWRHGLPYLDGITYKPIPQDQSRESSLRSGTVDLMVTRDPHVIRDLGHATGYQQIADLNQAHGQTDMDFIILNCAADPTNDLMVRQALAHAMDTEQIVKLFGAGVTQQNTSLFPPGSPYRPAHNGYPAYDLNKAKQLVAQAAPNHGGSITITLDTVTDPRLLEIIQAIANMWSLAGVHVTVGQVEQVTFIDNLVTSKFMAYTDEQFSASDPDLNYVWMSPTTANPPISLNFSRNKDPLLEAALQRGRTSADPAVRAAAYQTVDERLAADLPYLWFSRATWSLTGTTAVANFNNMTLPDGSLDRGFASGVFTPTSTWRTA; this is encoded by the coding sequence ATGGCTGACTCCGCGGATCGGTACGATCGGCGGGCGTTTCTGGCACGGGGCGCCTCGACGGCAGCCGCCATGGGGCTCGCCGGCGTGGGGGTCCCGGCGCTGCTGTCGGCCTGCGGCACGTCCACGACGACCAGGTCGCACGGGTCGACGCCGGGCGTGGGCACGGGCACGCCCCGGCGCGGCGGGTCGGTGACGGTCGGGCTGAACTCCGAGATCGACGGCTTCCTCCCGGCGAGCAGCCACTTCGACAACTCCGGGATCACCTACGCCAACACGGTGTTCGACAGCCTGACGCGCGTCGGCGCCGACGGAACGGCCAAGCCCTACCTGGCCAAGGCGGTGACGCCCAACGCCGACATGACGGCGTGGACCATCACCTTGCGCCCCGACGTGTCGTTCCACGACGGCTCCGCGTTCACCGCCGACGTCCTGGTGGCCAACATCGAGGCGTTGCGCCACTCCCTGCTGACGTCCCAGGCCCTGGCGCCGGTCTCCGGCGTGACCGCGACGGGCGACCTCGAGGTCACGATCAGCCTGGACGAGCCGCTGGTGGCGTTCCCCCACTACCTCGCCACCCAGATCGGCTACCCCGTCGCCATGGCGCAGCTCACCACCACGAACACCACCCACCCCATCGGGACGGGGCCGTTCATGTACGAGTCGTGGGAGCCCAACGACCACTTCACCGCCGTCCGCAACCCCAACTACTGGCGCCACGGGCTTCCCTACCTCGACGGCATCACGTACAAGCCGATCCCCCAGGACCAGTCGCGCGAGTCCTCGCTGCGGTCGGGCACGGTCGATCTGATGGTGACCCGCGACCCCCACGTCATCCGGGACCTCGGCCACGCCACCGGCTACCAGCAGATCGCCGACCTCAACCAGGCGCACGGCCAGACCGACATGGACTTCATCATCCTCAACTGCGCCGCCGACCCCACCAACGACCTCATGGTCCGCCAGGCCCTCGCCCACGCCATGGACACCGAGCAGATCGTGAAGCTCTTCGGGGCCGGCGTCACCCAGCAGAACACCAGCCTGTTCCCACCGGGCTCCCCGTACCGCCCGGCGCACAACGGCTACCCCGCCTACGACCTGAACAAGGCGAAGCAGCTCGTCGCCCAGGCGGCCCCCAACCACGGCGGGTCGATCACCATCACCCTCGACACCGTCACCGACCCCCGCCTGCTCGAGATCATCCAGGCCATCGCCAACATGTGGAGCCTGGCCGGGGTGCACGTCACCGTGGGCCAGGTCGAGCAGGTGACCTTCATCGACAACCTCGTCACCAGCAAGTTCATGGCATACACCGACGAGCAGTTCTCGGCCTCGGACCCCGACCTCAACTACGTGTGGATGAGCCCCACCACGGCGAACCCGCCGATCTCGCTGAACTTCAGCCGGAACAAGGACCCGCTCCTGGAGGCGGCGCTCCAGCGGGGTCGCACCAGCGCCGACCCCGCGGTGCGGGCCGCCGCCTACCAGACCGTGGACGAGCGGCTCGCCGCCGACCTCCCCTACCTGTGGTTCTCGCGGGCGACGTGGTCGCTCACGGGCACCACCGCCGTCGCCAACTTCAACAACATGACGCTGCCCGACGGCTCGCTCGACCGTGGCTTCGCGTCGGGCGTCTTCACACCCACCTCGACGTGGCGGACGGCCTGA
- a CDS encoding FAD-dependent oxidoreductase, with amino-acid sequence MELGEVTQTTAWRDDRPVVVIGAGPAGLTAAYQLSKAGRDAMVLEADDVVGG; translated from the coding sequence GTGGAGCTGGGTGAGGTGACGCAGACGACGGCGTGGCGCGACGACCGGCCGGTGGTGGTGATCGGCGCAGGGCCGGCCGGCCTCACGGCCGCCTACCAGCTCTCCAAGGCGGGGCGCGACGCCATGGTGCTCGAGGCCGACGACGTGGTCGGCGGGA